The Mesorhizobium sp. M1D.F.Ca.ET.043.01.1.1 genome contains a region encoding:
- a CDS encoding penicillin-binding protein 1A, with the protein MASPSKPRKRRGRIASAALAVDAWLDSSLYEIGFKAREFWEAATIFSRRFRLHGWRRAIIEVLSEGFTMGAGGFVVLLALAMPAFEITGGDWRNQGDFAVTFLDRYGNEIGQRGIIQRDSVPVDEMPDIVIKAVLATEDRRFFDHYGIDVLGLSRAIFENVRANSVVQGGSSITQQLAKNLFLSNERTLERKIKEAFLSLWLEANLSKKEILQLYLDRAYMGGGTFGIEAAADFYFGKSVKDLNLAEAAMLAGLFKAPTKYAPHINLPAARARANVVLSNLVDSGFMTEGQVLQARLHPADVVDRGEQKSPDYFLDWAFDEVKKIAKPGQHSLVAHTTFDANIQKAAEESVEFHLRQFGKEYNVTEGAVVVIETNGAVRAIVGGRDYGASQFNRATKALRQTGSSFKPYVYATAMEHGFTPDSVVSGGPISWGSWSPHNYNGGSAGNVTLITAIAKSINTVPVRLAKDHLGIGPIKAMAESMGVESPLESHKTMVLGTSLMTVMDQATGYSVFAQNGFVGSRHGITQLVTRTGDVVYDWTKDAPPPHRVLSEKALKYMNTMLAAVPVIGTARRAQLPNIVVAGKTGTTQSYRDAWFVGFTGNYTAAVWLGNDDFTPSNKMTGGSLPAMVWQRLMVYAHQNIDLKPIPGLDHPFVDPEVAAKAEEAAKKEAADDAAQTEAERPPVLSSRTTQMLREMTRTFEAAPVLDAPTSPETLSAL; encoded by the coding sequence ATGGCAAGTCCTTCGAAACCACGCAAGAGAAGAGGCCGGATCGCCTCGGCGGCTCTTGCTGTCGACGCGTGGCTCGATTCCTCGCTATATGAAATCGGCTTCAAGGCGCGCGAATTCTGGGAAGCGGCAACCATCTTTTCCCGCCGTTTCCGCCTGCATGGCTGGCGGCGCGCCATCATCGAGGTGCTGAGCGAAGGCTTCACCATGGGCGCAGGCGGCTTCGTGGTGCTTTTGGCGCTCGCCATGCCGGCCTTCGAGATCACCGGCGGCGATTGGCGCAACCAGGGCGACTTCGCCGTCACCTTCCTCGACCGCTACGGCAACGAGATCGGCCAGCGCGGCATCATCCAGCGCGATTCCGTGCCGGTCGACGAAATGCCGGACATCGTCATCAAGGCGGTGCTGGCGACCGAGGACCGGCGCTTCTTCGACCACTACGGCATCGACGTGCTCGGCCTGTCGCGGGCGATCTTCGAAAATGTGCGCGCCAATTCGGTGGTCCAGGGCGGCTCCAGCATCACGCAGCAGCTCGCCAAGAACCTGTTCCTGTCCAACGAGCGCACCCTGGAGCGCAAGATCAAGGAAGCGTTCCTCTCGCTGTGGCTGGAGGCCAACCTTTCCAAGAAGGAGATCCTGCAACTCTATCTCGACCGCGCGTATATGGGCGGCGGCACGTTCGGCATCGAGGCGGCGGCGGATTTCTATTTCGGCAAGAGCGTCAAAGACCTGAACCTCGCCGAGGCGGCAATGCTGGCCGGCCTGTTCAAGGCGCCGACCAAATACGCCCCGCACATCAACCTGCCGGCGGCGCGCGCGCGCGCCAATGTGGTGCTCTCCAATCTTGTCGATTCCGGCTTCATGACCGAGGGCCAGGTGCTGCAGGCGCGGCTGCATCCAGCCGATGTCGTCGACCGCGGCGAGCAGAAGAGCCCCGACTATTTCCTCGACTGGGCCTTCGACGAGGTCAAGAAGATCGCCAAGCCCGGCCAGCATTCGCTGGTCGCCCATACAACGTTCGACGCCAACATCCAGAAGGCGGCGGAAGAGTCGGTTGAGTTCCACCTCCGCCAGTTCGGCAAGGAATACAACGTCACCGAGGGCGCGGTGGTGGTGATCGAGACGAACGGCGCGGTGCGCGCCATCGTCGGCGGCCGCGACTATGGCGCGAGCCAGTTCAACCGCGCCACCAAGGCGCTGCGCCAGACCGGATCGTCGTTCAAGCCCTATGTCTACGCCACCGCCATGGAGCACGGCTTCACCCCGGACTCGGTGGTTTCCGGCGGTCCGATCAGCTGGGGCAGCTGGTCGCCACACAATTACAATGGCGGCTCGGCCGGCAACGTGACGCTGATCACGGCGATCGCCAAGTCGATCAACACCGTGCCGGTGCGGCTCGCCAAAGACCATCTCGGCATCGGTCCGATCAAAGCGATGGCGGAATCGATGGGCGTCGAGTCGCCGCTTGAATCGCACAAGACCATGGTGCTCGGCACATCCCTGATGACGGTGATGGATCAGGCGACCGGCTACAGCGTCTTCGCCCAGAACGGCTTCGTCGGCTCCAGGCACGGCATCACCCAGCTCGTCACCCGCACCGGCGACGTTGTCTATGACTGGACCAAGGACGCGCCGCCGCCGCACCGCGTGCTGTCGGAGAAGGCGCTGAAATACATGAACACGATGCTGGCGGCGGTGCCGGTGATCGGCACGGCCAGGCGCGCCCAGCTTCCCAACATCGTCGTCGCCGGCAAGACCGGCACCACGCAATCCTACCGCGATGCCTGGTTCGTCGGCTTCACCGGCAACTACACGGCCGCCGTCTGGCTCGGCAATGACGATTTCACGCCGAGCAACAAAATGACCGGCGGCTCGCTGCCGGCGATGGTGTGGCAGCGGCTGATGGTCTATGCGCACCAGAACATCGACCTGAAGCCGATCCCGGGCCTCGATCATCCGTTCGTCGACCCGGAGGTCGCCGCCAAGGCCGAGGAGGCGGCCAAGAAGGAGGCGGCGGATGACGCGGCGCAGACGGAAGCCGAGCGCCCGCCGGTGCTCTCCAGCCGCACCACCCAGATGCTGCGCGAGATGACCAGGACGTTCGAGGCGGCGCCCGTGCTCGACGCGCCGACTTCGCCGGAGACGCTGTCGGCGCTTTAG
- a CDS encoding DUF930 domain-containing protein: MKGETEERRWNLAWALPASLILHVLIAAFLVHGLPRPAQPPDQDQPVNVALVPPPEQPKPKPQPAPQPKEPKAEKPPEQKVEKPPLPEKQPPRPPPIAVLKPVFQYGDKDTGPRKSLDGGGDRDNAPSPAKDDNSKPPAAPKPAEKQSAAPADADQQADPSKADDKPATAGTDAKPTQSEEKRAAQNTNKQQADGQEAGAQTADKPKPQPANALKFKPAKGSKSRSRNAGTPSSTNAAVAGSPIYSGLPGVRKLYSQGATGDALATSSMSGVPRDQRVANLCGSVLNQELQDASYSPKWLPSIPLKVGNVLSPLQTAFSTTTTWYRLSFRCEVDADATRVLSFNFRVGAEIPPGEWARLRLPSLH, encoded by the coding sequence ATGAAGGGCGAGACGGAAGAACGGCGTTGGAATTTGGCTTGGGCCTTGCCCGCGTCGCTGATCCTGCATGTGCTCATCGCGGCGTTTCTGGTCCATGGCCTGCCGAGACCTGCCCAACCGCCGGATCAGGACCAGCCGGTCAATGTCGCGCTCGTGCCTCCGCCCGAGCAGCCGAAACCGAAGCCTCAGCCCGCGCCGCAGCCAAAGGAGCCGAAGGCTGAAAAACCGCCCGAGCAGAAAGTCGAAAAGCCGCCTCTGCCGGAAAAGCAGCCACCGAGGCCACCGCCAATCGCTGTGCTGAAGCCCGTTTTTCAATACGGCGACAAGGATACCGGCCCGAGGAAATCCCTGGATGGAGGCGGCGACCGAGACAATGCGCCGTCGCCGGCCAAGGATGACAATTCCAAGCCGCCTGCCGCGCCGAAGCCGGCGGAGAAGCAATCTGCCGCGCCGGCAGACGCCGATCAGCAGGCAGATCCAAGCAAGGCTGACGACAAGCCGGCAACCGCCGGGACGGACGCCAAGCCCACGCAGAGCGAGGAAAAGCGGGCAGCCCAAAACACGAATAAACAACAGGCAGACGGGCAAGAGGCAGGCGCGCAAACCGCCGACAAGCCAAAGCCCCAACCCGCAAACGCGCTGAAGTTCAAGCCTGCAAAGGGATCGAAGTCCCGAAGCAGGAACGCCGGGACGCCAAGTTCCACCAACGCCGCCGTTGCTGGGTCGCCGATCTATTCGGGCCTTCCGGGTGTTCGAAAGCTCTACTCGCAGGGCGCTACCGGCGATGCGCTGGCCACAAGCTCGATGTCCGGCGTGCCTCGCGATCAGCGAGTTGCCAACCTTTGCGGCAGCGTTTTGAACCAGGAATTGCAGGACGCCTCTTATTCTCCCAAATGGCTGCCATCTATTCCGCTGAAGGTGGGCAACGTTCTTAGCCCCCTGCAGACCGCCTTCAGCACCACAACCACGTGGTACCGCCTAAGCTTCCGGTGCGAGGTCGACGCCGACGCGACGAGGGTCTTGTCGTTCAACTTCCGTGTCGGCGCTGAAATCCCACCCGGCGAATGGGCCCGTCTCAGATTGCCCAGTCTCCACTAA
- a CDS encoding DUF1214 domain-containing protein: MLKTAFLTLLSLAIAIGLGGGSVWYALNAQDGVGAIRIGQWTAFPEIGTQTADPYSKARVAREGVLALGRAEGLSFVAERDEAGEPLKRQCAYTIEGGYPTARFWTLYAADQSLGVIDIGKARQAALQSYEVLRQPDNSVVISVGDRPAPGNWLLTSGFGKMYFVLTFYDTPIASSTGLSDVTLPRILKAGCHA, encoded by the coding sequence ATGCTCAAGACCGCCTTCCTCACGCTGCTTTCGCTTGCAATCGCCATCGGCCTCGGCGGCGGCAGCGTCTGGTACGCCCTCAACGCGCAGGATGGCGTCGGCGCGATCCGCATCGGCCAATGGACCGCTTTTCCAGAAATCGGCACCCAGACCGCCGACCCCTATTCCAAGGCCCGCGTGGCGCGCGAGGGCGTGCTGGCGCTCGGCCGGGCGGAGGGGCTGTCCTTCGTCGCCGAGCGCGACGAAGCCGGCGAGCCGCTGAAACGGCAATGCGCCTATACGATCGAGGGGGGCTATCCGACGGCCCGGTTCTGGACGCTCTATGCCGCCGACCAGTCGCTCGGCGTCATCGACATCGGCAAGGCAAGGCAGGCCGCGCTGCAATCCTACGAGGTGTTGCGCCAACCCGACAATTCGGTCGTCATCTCGGTCGGCGACCGCCCTGCCCCCGGCAACTGGCTGCTCACCAGCGGCTTCGGCAAGATGTATTTCGTGCTCACCTTCTACGACACGCCGATCGCGTCGAGCACCGGGCTTTCCGACGTGACGCTGCCGCGCATCCTGAAGGCCGGCTGCCATGCGTAG
- a CDS encoding DUF1254 domain-containing protein: MRRLLHALILGLLGAGIVHIAVLFLVPEFSERDAWSRLAMASDLYKMTRLDAEAGGAPVVKSVDPMFYAAACRFDLADGLVRVRAPGNVPFWSASVYDRSGHNIYSFNDHNANSEKLDAVVLTPAQMIDVRRDLPEELQGAIFVEAPIEEGILVVRAFVPDDSWKPIVSRFLEQSACELQDY; this comes from the coding sequence ATGCGTAGGCTGCTGCATGCCCTGATCCTCGGGCTGCTCGGCGCCGGCATCGTGCACATCGCGGTGCTGTTCTTGGTGCCGGAATTTTCCGAACGCGATGCCTGGTCGCGGCTGGCAATGGCTTCCGACCTCTACAAGATGACGCGCCTGGACGCCGAGGCCGGCGGCGCGCCGGTGGTGAAGTCGGTCGACCCGATGTTCTATGCCGCCGCCTGCCGCTTCGATCTCGCCGACGGGCTGGTGCGGGTCAGGGCGCCGGGCAACGTGCCATTCTGGTCGGCCTCGGTCTATGATCGCAGCGGCCACAACATCTATTCCTTCAACGACCACAACGCCAACAGCGAGAAGCTCGATGCCGTGGTGCTGACACCGGCGCAGATGATCGATGTGCGGCGCGATCTTCCGGAGGAGCTTCAGGGCGCGATCTTCGTCGAGGCGCCCATCGAGGAAGGCATCCTCGTCGTACGTGCCTTCGTTCCCGACGACAGCTGGAAGCCGATCGTGTCACGCTTCCTCGAGCAGAGCGCCTGCGAGTTGCAGGACTATTAG
- a CDS encoding DUF2336 domain-containing protein, protein MSSSDFRHIAIRTEAGKAERLFRAAVSAFCSLTRPSRREIAQLEDLTLPLFDEVSVESRRYVAAALSECEYAPTALVRRLAEEPVEIAAPLLTRSNALSDIDLIALIGRHGLPHARAIARRKQLNATIADLIRALEKPTLVKTRPPETVTKLAPVKPEPASTTEDRRPDPGVAEEDARRRLRSMMRPAGEGATVNLFLGQPTYVRLRETALTGNAAFFQTALADALDIDFATARSVTGQSGYAALLAALKALDLSEDRAFLIAVAVCPAEFPHPQAIRLFLDRYRLLHREAALDRVRAWKAEALSRAIRGNAAETASAGRRASKADDKAAGRKAS, encoded by the coding sequence GTGTCTTCTTCGGATTTCAGGCACATCGCTATCCGGACCGAAGCGGGAAAAGCCGAAAGGCTTTTCCGCGCCGCCGTGTCCGCATTCTGCTCGCTGACGCGCCCCTCGCGCCGCGAGATCGCCCAGCTCGAGGATCTGACGCTGCCGCTGTTCGACGAGGTGTCGGTCGAATCGCGCCGCTATGTCGCCGCCGCGCTTTCCGAATGCGAGTATGCGCCGACCGCGCTGGTGCGGCGGCTGGCCGAGGAGCCGGTCGAGATCGCCGCGCCGCTGCTCACCCGCTCGAACGCGCTGAGCGACATCGACCTCATCGCGCTGATCGGGCGCCACGGCCTGCCGCATGCGCGCGCGATCGCGCGGCGCAAGCAGCTCAATGCGACCATCGCAGACCTGATCCGCGCGCTGGAGAAGCCGACGCTGGTCAAGACGCGACCACCGGAGACGGTCACCAAGCTCGCGCCGGTGAAACCGGAGCCCGCTTCCACGACCGAAGACCGTCGCCCGGATCCCGGCGTGGCCGAAGAGGATGCGCGACGCCGCCTGCGCTCGATGATGCGCCCCGCCGGCGAAGGTGCCACCGTCAACCTGTTCCTCGGCCAGCCGACCTATGTAAGGCTGCGCGAGACGGCGCTGACCGGCAACGCCGCCTTCTTCCAGACGGCGCTTGCCGATGCGCTCGACATCGATTTTGCCACGGCCCGCTCGGTCACCGGCCAGTCGGGCTACGCCGCACTGCTCGCGGCGCTCAAGGCGCTCGACCTCAGCGAGGACAGGGCCTTCCTGATCGCGGTCGCGGTCTGTCCGGCCGAATTCCCGCATCCGCAAGCGATCCGGCTGTTCCTCGACCGCTACCGGCTGCTGCATCGCGAGGCGGCGCTCGACAGGGTGCGGGCCTGGAAGGCCGAGGCTCTGTCGCGGGCGATCCGCGGCAACGCCGCCGAGACGGCAAGCGCCGGGCGCCGGGCATCGAAGGCCGATGACAAGGCTGCCGGCCGCAAGGCGTCCTGA
- a CDS encoding MerR family transcriptional regulator: protein MKIGELAKRSGLSAYTIRYYERIGLFPHADRDQSGQRDYDASILTWIEFLDRLKTTGMPIREMLRYAALRERGVDTEAERSALLEQHRERVRAHVAKLQACLLVLDTKIAGYAGKEQRMKDYDAPIPERRRKPAGTRQAGAR, encoded by the coding sequence ATGAAGATTGGCGAGCTGGCGAAGCGTTCGGGACTGTCTGCCTACACTATCCGTTACTATGAGCGGATCGGGCTGTTTCCCCATGCCGACAGGGACCAATCGGGCCAGCGCGACTACGACGCATCAATCCTGACCTGGATAGAATTTCTCGATCGTCTCAAAACGACCGGGATGCCCATTCGGGAAATGCTGCGTTACGCGGCCTTGCGGGAGCGCGGCGTCGACACGGAAGCGGAGCGCAGCGCGTTGCTCGAACAGCACCGTGAGCGTGTCCGTGCGCATGTGGCCAAGCTGCAAGCCTGCCTTCTCGTCCTCGACACCAAGATTGCCGGATATGCCGGCAAGGAACAGAGGATGAAGGACTATGACGCACCAATCCCCGAACGTCGGCGAAAGCCGGCTGGAACGCGGCAAGCGGGCGCTCGCTGA
- a CDS encoding carboxymuconolactone decarboxylase family protein, with protein sequence MTHQSPNVGESRLERGKRALAEIDGQAGHNVIAALADIAPDFANYVFEFSFGDIYSRPGLDLRAREIATIAALTAMGTATPQLKVHIEAGLNVGLTKVEITETIIQMAVYAGFPAALNGLFAAKEVFATRFPVQKGEAA encoded by the coding sequence ATGACGCACCAATCCCCGAACGTCGGCGAAAGCCGGCTGGAACGCGGCAAGCGGGCGCTCGCTGAAATCGACGGCCAGGCCGGCCACAATGTCATAGCCGCCCTGGCTGACATTGCCCCCGACTTCGCAAACTACGTGTTCGAGTTCTCGTTTGGCGACATTTACAGCCGCCCCGGCCTGGATCTGCGCGCCCGTGAGATCGCGACAATCGCGGCACTGACAGCGATGGGAACCGCGACCCCGCAACTGAAAGTCCATATCGAGGCGGGACTGAATGTCGGGCTGACCAAGGTCGAAATCACCGAAACCATCATACAGATGGCGGTTTATGCCGGCTTTCCCGCGGCGCTCAACGGGCTGTTTGCGGCCAAAGAAGTCTTCGCCACCCGGTTTCCCGTCCAAAAGGGGGAAGCGGCATGA
- a CDS encoding DUF1491 family protein, with product MRVTTDLWVSALVRRVFGAGGFAAVVKRGATEAGAVFVLSRGRMGEVVLYGPAPQTSYDSAKPEERFFIQFDTSEDGSAFDARLEREKKFDPDIWVVEIEAGTVPVEELLSVKTD from the coding sequence ATGCGCGTAACCACCGACCTTTGGGTATCGGCCCTTGTGCGCCGCGTCTTCGGCGCCGGCGGTTTCGCGGCCGTGGTCAAGCGCGGCGCCACCGAGGCGGGCGCCGTCTTCGTGCTGTCGCGCGGGCGGATGGGAGAGGTGGTCCTCTATGGGCCGGCGCCGCAGACGAGCTACGATTCGGCCAAACCCGAGGAGCGCTTCTTCATCCAGTTCGATACAAGCGAGGATGGCTCGGCCTTCGATGCGCGGCTGGAGCGGGAGAAGAAATTCGACCCCGACATCTGGGTTGTCGAGATCGAGGCTGGAACTGTTCCGGTCGAAGAGCTTCTTTCGGTGAAGACCGACTAG
- a CDS encoding peptidoglycan-binding protein, which translates to MARSARRPKVVEPERGVLAEGAVAVGQMMSRNPVMVGGSTAFLVTLFYVSANALWYQPFPHTGAFFATRSIENFPHAVSNEPETTINIVRQAPAQPAPKPDPVVQQVQGILKDLNFYDGTVDGLTGPATRRAIQAYQVKVGLPSSGEIDDALLDQLGARQTTAAIPHPAPRPATAAQAAAPVPIPVSAPANGATQTPDARIVKIQAGLKAFGNDDMQLDGVVGARTKAAIKEFQALFGLPETGDPDEAVYVKMREIGLTN; encoded by the coding sequence ATGGCTCGCTCCGCAAGACGGCCTAAGGTGGTCGAACCCGAGCGCGGCGTCCTTGCCGAGGGCGCCGTGGCGGTCGGCCAGATGATGTCGCGCAATCCGGTTATGGTCGGCGGCTCGACCGCCTTCCTTGTGACGCTCTTCTACGTTTCGGCCAACGCGCTCTGGTACCAGCCTTTCCCGCATACGGGAGCCTTCTTCGCCACCAGGAGCATCGAGAATTTCCCGCATGCCGTCTCCAATGAGCCGGAGACCACCATCAACATCGTGCGGCAGGCGCCGGCGCAGCCGGCTCCCAAGCCCGACCCGGTCGTCCAGCAGGTGCAGGGCATATTGAAGGATCTCAACTTCTACGACGGCACCGTTGACGGCCTCACAGGTCCGGCCACGCGGAGAGCCATCCAGGCCTATCAGGTCAAGGTCGGGCTGCCGTCATCCGGCGAGATCGACGACGCGCTGCTCGACCAGCTCGGCGCCCGGCAGACGACCGCGGCCATTCCGCATCCGGCGCCGAGACCGGCAACTGCGGCTCAGGCGGCCGCGCCGGTGCCGATCCCGGTCTCCGCCCCAGCCAATGGCGCGACGCAAACGCCGGACGCCCGCATCGTCAAGATCCAGGCCGGCCTCAAGGCCTTCGGCAACGACGACATGCAGCTCGACGGTGTCGTCGGCGCCCGCACCAAGGCCGCGATCAAAGAGTTCCAGGCGTTGTTCGGCCTGCCCGAGACCGGCGATCCGGACGAAGCGGTCTACGTCAAGATGCGCGAGATCGGCCTGACGAACTGA
- a CDS encoding PAS domain-containing sensor histidine kinase, translating into MVHPTVTGEAERLRQRRFIGVMLAAPFLAAGAAVTLVTSSLGAAVTVAAIFGAFGLCWFAALLVAATGRMAFAGRAAVAMGGLALAGAIAAAGGLASPVALLAVAFPLEAWWIAGSRRAALSGALAAVAAILLQPVADQVLPLGAGGTATWHWLLPLAWALTLLPRAAAFANPGNARQAQPAADRLEEIIDAVVLRVGRQGEVLDASAKARSVLKLAPELLLGTGLFERVHLSDRVAYLTALADMREGAPKRRLDLRIRLPRDGGGAADNFRPFRLELMRGALEQDIFTFVLRENDDVAMLREELASAREAAAAAEVAKGRFLAVVSHELRTPLNAIIGFSDMLLHEMFGAFRDPRQKEYVGLVRESGQHLLSVVTSILDVSRIEAGAYTTELEPFRFADAVDMCRSMMRPLADAKSIALGGQIAPDAGEINADRRAVQQILINLVSNAVKFTPDGGSVVIGAKRVGSRLHFWVSDTGIGIAEEDMANLGKPFMQIQNDYTRRFEGTGLGLSLVKGLVALHEGTMSIESAPGEGTTVTISLPVNGPKRRSGAPSGVLPMPVAKPKGDADGDSNGSLRKTA; encoded by the coding sequence ATGGTTCATCCGACCGTCACGGGCGAGGCCGAGCGCCTGCGCCAGCGCCGCTTCATCGGTGTCATGCTCGCCGCTCCCTTTCTCGCCGCGGGCGCGGCGGTGACGCTGGTCACCTCCAGCCTCGGTGCGGCCGTCACCGTGGCCGCGATCTTCGGCGCTTTCGGCCTGTGCTGGTTCGCGGCGCTTCTCGTTGCCGCCACGGGCCGCATGGCGTTCGCCGGCCGTGCGGCAGTCGCGATGGGTGGCCTCGCCCTTGCCGGCGCGATTGCCGCGGCAGGTGGCCTTGCCTCGCCGGTCGCGCTGCTTGCCGTCGCTTTCCCGCTCGAGGCCTGGTGGATCGCCGGATCGCGCCGCGCTGCCCTTTCGGGTGCGCTGGCTGCCGTCGCCGCCATTCTCCTGCAGCCTGTCGCGGATCAGGTCCTGCCGCTCGGCGCGGGCGGGACCGCCACTTGGCACTGGCTGCTGCCGCTTGCCTGGGCGCTTACGCTCTTGCCGCGCGCGGCGGCCTTCGCCAACCCGGGTAACGCGCGCCAGGCGCAACCTGCAGCCGACCGTCTCGAGGAGATCATCGACGCCGTCGTGCTGCGCGTCGGCCGCCAGGGCGAAGTGCTCGACGCTTCGGCCAAGGCGCGCTCCGTTCTGAAGCTGGCGCCGGAGCTCTTGCTCGGCACGGGCCTGTTCGAGCGCGTCCATCTTTCCGACCGCGTCGCCTATCTCACCGCGCTCGCCGACATGCGCGAGGGCGCGCCGAAGCGCCGGCTCGACCTGCGCATCCGGCTGCCGCGCGACGGTGGCGGCGCGGCCGACAATTTCCGCCCGTTCCGCCTGGAATTGATGCGCGGCGCGCTTGAGCAGGACATCTTCACCTTCGTGCTTCGTGAGAACGACGACGTCGCAATGCTGCGCGAAGAACTTGCCTCGGCCAGGGAGGCTGCGGCTGCCGCCGAAGTGGCCAAGGGCCGTTTCCTGGCGGTGGTCAGCCACGAGCTGCGCACACCGCTCAACGCCATCATCGGCTTTTCCGACATGCTGCTGCACGAAATGTTCGGCGCCTTCCGCGATCCGCGCCAGAAGGAATATGTCGGGCTGGTCAGGGAGTCCGGCCAGCATCTTCTGTCCGTCGTCACCTCGATCCTCGACGTCTCGCGCATCGAGGCCGGCGCCTATACGACGGAGCTCGAACCGTTCCGCTTCGCCGATGCCGTCGATATGTGCCGCTCGATGATGCGGCCGCTGGCCGACGCCAAGAGCATCGCTCTCGGTGGGCAGATCGCGCCGGACGCCGGCGAGATCAACGCCGACCGCCGGGCGGTGCAGCAGATCCTGATCAATCTGGTTTCCAACGCCGTGAAATTCACGCCCGACGGCGGCAGCGTGGTTATCGGCGCCAAGCGCGTCGGCTCGCGGCTGCATTTCTGGGTGAGCGACACCGGCATCGGCATCGCCGAGGAGGATATGGCCAATCTCGGCAAGCCGTTCATGCAGATCCAGAACGACTATACGCGCCGTTTCGAGGGAACCGGGCTCGGCCTTTCGCTGGTCAAGGGCCTGGTGGCGCTGCACGAGGGCACGATGTCGATCGAGAGCGCTCCGGGCGAGGGCACGACGGTGACGATCAGCCTGCCGGTGAACGGACCGAAGCGGCGCTCGGGCGCGCCGTCCGGCGTGCTGCCGATGCCGGTTGCAAAGCCGAAGGGGGATGCAGATGGGGACAGCAATGGCTCGCTCCGCAAGACGGCCTAA
- a CDS encoding DUF5330 domain-containing protein, which yields MGFLIRMAFWFSLVLLALPLSVGPDEDGREAVGPIQALFAAREAVGDIAGICERKPDVCETGKSAVHTITVRAQETAKIAAAMLDDQQSERPGAKVAETSAETTGSVAKDIVLPAKVNIPKMLTAKN from the coding sequence ATGGGCTTTCTGATCAGGATGGCTTTCTGGTTTTCGCTGGTGCTCCTGGCGCTGCCGCTCAGCGTCGGCCCGGACGAGGATGGCCGCGAGGCGGTCGGGCCGATCCAGGCGCTGTTTGCGGCGCGCGAGGCGGTCGGCGACATTGCCGGCATCTGCGAGCGCAAGCCGGACGTCTGCGAGACCGGCAAATCTGCCGTGCACACCATCACCGTCCGCGCCCAGGAAACCGCCAAGATCGCCGCAGCCATGCTTGACGACCAGCAGTCCGAAAGGCCGGGAGCGAAGGTGGCGGAAACCTCCGCCGAGACCACCGGCAGCGTCGCCAAGGACATCGTCCTGCCCGCCAAGGTCAACATTCCGAAGATGCTGACGGCGAAGAACTGA